A genomic stretch from Halichoerus grypus chromosome 7, mHalGry1.hap1.1, whole genome shotgun sequence includes:
- the UBAP2L gene encoding ubiquitin-associated protein 2-like isoform X15 translates to MMTSVGTNRARGNWEQPQNQNQTQHKQRPQATAEQIRLAQMISDHNDADFEEKVKQLIDITGKNQDECVIALHDCNGDVNRAINVLLEGNPDTHSWEMVGKKKGVSGQKDGGQTESNEEGKENRDRDRDYSRRRGGPPRRGRGASRGREFRGQENGLDGTKSGGPSGRGTERGRRGRGRGRGGSGRRGGRFSAQGMGTFNPADYAEPANTDDNYGNNSGNTWNNTGHFEPDDGTSAWRTATEEWGTEDWNEDLSETKIFTASNVSSVPLPAENVTITAGQRIDLAVLLGKTPSSVENDSSNLDPSQAPSLAQPLVFSNSKQSAITQPASGNTFSHHSMVSMLGKGFGDVGEAKGSSTTGSQFLEQFKTAQALAQLAAQHSQPGTTTTSSWDMGSASQSPSLVQYDLKNPNDSTVHSPFTKRQAFTPSSTMMEVFLQEKPPAVVTSTAAPPPPSSPLPSKSTSAPQMSPGSSDNQSSSPQPAQQKLKQQKKKASLTSKIPALAVEMPGSADISGLNLQFGALQFGSEPVLSDYESTPTTSASSSQAPSSLYTSTASESSSTISSNQSQESGYQSGPIQSTTYTSQNNAQGPLYEQRSTQTRRYPSSISSSPQKDLTQAKNGFSSVQATQLQTTQSVEGATGAAVKPDSPSASGIPPLSETVSAASLLTTASQHSSSLGGLSHSEESPNATTTQHSSTLSTQQNTLSSSTSSGRTSTSTLLHTSVDSEANLHSSSSTFSTASSTVSAPPPVVSVSSSLNSGSSLGLSLSSNSTVTASTRSSVATTSGKAPPNLPPGVPPLLPNPYIMAPGLLHAYPPQVYGYDDLQMLQTRFPLDYYSIPFPTPTTPLTGRDGSLASNPYSGDLTKFGRGDASSPAPATTLAQPQQNQTQTHHTTQQTFLNPALPPGYSYTSLPYYTGVPGLPSTFQYGPAVFPVAPTSSKQHGVNVSVNASATPFQQPSGYGSHGYNTGRKYPPPYKHFWTAES, encoded by the exons ATGATGACGTCGGTGGGCACTAACCGAGCCCGGGGAAACTGGGAACAAcctcaaaaccaaaaccagacacaGCACAAGCAGCGGCCACAG GCCACTGCGGAACAAATTCGACTTGCACAGATGATTTCAGACCATAATGATGCTGACTTTGAGGAAAAGGTGAAACAA ttgaTTGATATCACAGGCAAGAACCAGGATGAATGTGTCATTGCTTTGCATGACTGCAATGGAGATGTCAACAGAGCCATCAATGTCCTACTGGAAGGAAACCCAGATACG CATTCGTGGGAGATGGTCGGGAAGAAGAAGGGCGTCTCAGGACAGAAGGATGGTGGCCAAACGGAATCCAACGAGGAAGGCAAAGAAAATCGAGACCGTGACAGAGACTATAGTCGGCGACGTGGTGGGCCACCAAGACGAGGGAGAGGTGCCAGCCGTGGACGAGAGT ttcgGGGTCAGGAAAATGGATTAGATGGCACCAAGAGTGGAGGGCCCTCTGGAAGAGGCacagaaagaggcagaagaggaCGTGGCCGAGGCAGAG gtggCTCTGGTAGACGAGGAGGAAGGTTTTCTGCTCAAGGAATGGG aaccttTAACCCAGCTGATTATGCAGAGCCGGCCAATACTGATGATAACTATGGCAATAATAGCGGCAATACGTGGAACAACACTGGCCACTTCGAACCAGATGATGGGACGA GTGCGTGGAGGACTGCAACAGAGGAGTGGGGAACTGAAGATTGGAATGAAGAT CTGTCTGAGACCAAGATCTTCACTGCCTCTAATGTGTCTTCAGTGCCTCTGCCTGCGGAGAATGTGACAATCACTGCTGGTCAGAG AATTGACCTTGCTGTTTTGTTGGGGAAGACACCATCTTCAGTGGAGAATGATTCATCTAATCTGGATCCATCTCAGGCTCCTTCTCTTGCCCAGCCTCTGGTGTTCAGTAATTCAAAGCAGAGTGCCATAACACAGCCTGCTTCCGGAAACACATTTTCTCATCACAGTATG GTGAGCATGTTAGGGAAAGGGTTTGGTGATGTCGGCGAAGCCAAGGGCAGCAGCACCACGGGCTCGCAGTTCCTGGAGCAGTTCAAGACGGCTCAGGCCCTGGCCCAGCTGGCGGCACAGCATTCTCAGCCTGGAACCACCACCACCTCTTCTTGGGACATGGGCTCCGCCTCACAGTCCCCATCGCTGGTGCAGTACG ATTTGAAGAACCCAAATGATTCAACAGTACACAGCCCCTTTACTAAACGCCAGGCATTCACCCCATCGTCAACCATGATGGAGGTGTTCCTTCAGGAGAAGCCACCCGCGGTGGTTACCTCCACAGCCGCACCTCCGCCCCCCTCTTCTCCTCTGCCAAGCAAATCCACCTCGGCCCCACAGATGTCTCCCGGGTCTTCAGACAACCAGTCCTCTAGCCCTCAGCCGGCTCAGCAAAAATtgaaacaacagaagaaaaaggcCTCCTTGACTTCAAAG ATTCCTGCTCTGGCTGTGGAGATGCCTGGCTCAGCAGATATCTCAGGGCTAAACCTGCAGTTTGGGGCATTGCAGTTTGGGTCAGAGCCCGTCCTTTCCGATTATGAGTCCACCCCCACCACGAGCGCCTCTTCAAGCCAGGCTCCAAGTAGCCTCTATACCAGCACGGCCAG TGAATCTTCATCCACAATTTCATCTAACCAGAGTCAGGAGTCCGGTTATCAGAGCGGTCCAATTCAGTCGACAACCTATACCTCCCAAAATAATGCTCAGGGTCCTCTGTATGAACAGAGGTCCACACAGACTCGACGGTACCCCAGCTCCATCtcctcatcaccccaaaaggaccTGACTCAGGCAAAG AATGGCTTCAGCTCTGTGCAGGCCACGCAGTTACAGACCACGCAATCTGTTGAAG GTGCTACGGGCGCTGCCGTGAAACCTGACTCACCTTCCGCTTCTGGCATCCCCCCGCTCAGCGAAACGGTGTCTGCGGCTTCCTTACTGACAACAGCCAGTCAGCACTCGTCCTCCTTGGGTGGTTTGAGCCACAGTGAGGAGAGTCCAAATGCTACCACCACACAACACAGCAG CACGTTATCCACGCAGCAAAATACCCTTTCGTCATCCACATCTTCTGGGCGCACTTCGACATCCACTCTTTTG CACACAAGCGTGGACAGTGAGGCGAACCTCCATTCTTCCTCCAGCACTTTCTCTACCGCATCCAGCACGGTTTCTGCGCCTCCCCCGGTGGTCAGTGTCTCCTCCAGTCTCAACAGCGGCAGCAGCTTGGGCCTCAGCCTCAGCAGTAACTCCACCGTCACAGCCTCGACTCGGAGCTCAGTTGCTACAACTTCAG GAAAAGCTCCTCCCAACCTCCCTCCTGGGGTCCCGCCATTGTTGCCTAATCCGTACATTATGGCTCCAGGGCTGTTACACGCCTACCCG CCACAAGTATATGGTTATGATGACTTACAGATGCTTCAGACAAGATTTCCCTTG GATTACTACAGCATCCCATTTCCCACGCCCACCACTCCGCTGACTGGGAGGGATGGTAGCCTGGCCAGCAACCCTTATTCTG GTGACCTCACAAAGTTTGGCCGTGGGgatgcctcctccccagccccggccACAACCTTGGCCCAGCCCCAACAGAACCAGACTCAGACTCACCACACCACGCAGCAGACCTTCCTGAACCCGGCGCTGCCTCCTGGCTATAGTTACACCAGCCTGCCGTACTACACAGGGGTCCCGGGCCTCCCCAGCACCTTCCAGTACGGGCCTGCTGTGTTCCCT GTGGCTCCTACCTCTTCCAAGCAGCATGGTGTGAATGTCAGTGTGAATGCATCGGCCACCCCTTTCCAACAGCCAAGTGGATATGGGTCTCACGGATATAACACTG
- the LTAP1 gene encoding protein C1orf43 homolog isoform X1, translating to MASGSNWLSGVNVVLVMAYGSLVFVLLFIFVKRQIMRFAMKSRRGPHVPVGHNAPKDLKEEIDIRLSRVQDIKYEPQLLADGDARLLQLETQGNQNCYNYLYRMKALDAIRASEIPFHAEGRHPRSLMGKNFRSYLLDLRNTSTPFKGVRKALIDTLLDGYETARYGTGVFGQSEYLRYQEALSELATVVKARSGSSQRQHQSAAKDLTQSPEVSPTTIQVTYLPSSQKSKRAKHFLELKSFKDNYNTLESTL from the exons ATGGCGTCCGGCAGTAACTGGTTGTCCGGGGTGAATGTCGTGCTGGTGATGGCCTACGGGAGCCTG GTGTTTGTGCTGCTCTTTATTTTTGTGAAGAGGCAAATCATGCGCTTTGCAATGAAATCCCGAAGGGGACCTCATGTCCCTGTGGGACACAATGCCCCCAAG GACTTAAAAGAGGAGATTGATATCCGGCTATCCAGGGTTCAAGATATCAAGTATGAACCTCAGCTCCTTGCAGATGGTGATGCAAGACTGCTACAGCTAGAAACCCAGGGAAATCAGA ATTGCTACAACTATCTATACAGGATGAAAGCTCTGGATGCCATCCGTGCCTCTG AGATACCATTTCATGCTGAAGGCAGGCATCCCCGTTCCTTAATGGGCAAGAATTTCCGCTCTTACCTGCTAGATCTTCGGAACACTAGTACTCCTTTTAAGGGTGTGCGCAAGGCCCTCATTGATACCTTGTTGGATGGCTATGAGACAGCCCGCTATGGGACGGGG gTCTTTGGCCAGAGTGAGTACCTGCGCTACCAGGAGGCCCTGAGTGAGCTGGCCACTGT GGTCAAAGCACGAAGTGGGAGCTCTCAGAGACAGCACCAGTCGGCAGCCAAAGACCTAACCCAGTCTCCTGAAGTCTCCCCAACAACCATCCAGGTGACATACCTCCCCTCCAGTCAGAAGAGTAAACGTGCCAAACACTTCCTTGAACTGAAGAGCTTTAAGGACAACTATAACACACTGGAAAGTACTCTGTGA
- the UBAP2L gene encoding ubiquitin-associated protein 2-like isoform X16: MMTSVGTNRARGNWEQPQNQNQTQHKQRPQATAEQIRLAQMISDHNDADFEEKVKQLIDITGKNQDECVIALHDCNGDVNRAINVLLEGNPDTHSWEMVGKKKGVSGQKDGGQTESNEEGKENRDRDRDYSRRRGGPPRRGRVRGQENGLDGTKSGGPSGRGTERGRRGRGRGRGGSGRRGGRFSAQGMGTFNPADYAEPANTDDNYGNNSGNTWNNTGHFEPDDGTSAWRTATEEWGTEDWNEDLSETKIFTASNVSSVPLPAENVTITAGQRIDLAVLLGKTPSSVENDSSNLDPSQAPSLAQPLVFSNSKQSAITQPASGNTFSHHSMVSMLGKGFGDVGEAKGSSTTGSQFLEQFKTAQALAQLAAQHSQPGTTTTSSWDMGSASQSPSLVQYDLKNPNDSTVHSPFTKRQAFTPSSTMMEVFLQEKPPAVVTSTAAPPPPSSPLPSKSTSAPQMSPGSSDNQSSSPQPAQQKLKQQKKKASLTSKIPALAVEMPGSADISGLNLQFGALQFGSEPVLSDYESTPTTSASSSQAPSSLYTSTASESSSTISSNQSQESGYQSGPIQSTTYTSQNNAQGPLYEQRSTQTRRYPSSISSSPQKDLTQAKNGFSSVQATQLQTTQSVEGATGAAVKPDSPSASGIPPLSETVSAASLLTTASQHSSSLGGLSHSEESPNATTTQHSSTLSTQQNTLSSSTSSGRTSTSTLLHTSVDSEANLHSSSSTFSTASSTVSAPPPVVSVSSSLNSGSSLGLSLSSNSTVTASTRSSVATTSGKAPPNLPPGVPPLLPNPYIMAPGLLHAYPPQVYGYDDLQMLQTRFPLDYYSIPFPTPTTPLTGRDGSLASNPYSGDLTKFGRGDASSPAPATTLAQPQQNQTQTHHTTQQTFLNPALPPGYSYTSLPYYTGVPGLPSTFQYGPAVFPVAPTSSKQHGVNVSVNASATPFQQPSGYGSHGYNTGRKYPPPYKHFWTAES, translated from the exons ATGATGACGTCGGTGGGCACTAACCGAGCCCGGGGAAACTGGGAACAAcctcaaaaccaaaaccagacacaGCACAAGCAGCGGCCACAG GCCACTGCGGAACAAATTCGACTTGCACAGATGATTTCAGACCATAATGATGCTGACTTTGAGGAAAAGGTGAAACAA ttgaTTGATATCACAGGCAAGAACCAGGATGAATGTGTCATTGCTTTGCATGACTGCAATGGAGATGTCAACAGAGCCATCAATGTCCTACTGGAAGGAAACCCAGATACG CATTCGTGGGAGATGGTCGGGAAGAAGAAGGGCGTCTCAGGACAGAAGGATGGTGGCCAAACGGAATCCAACGAGGAAGGCAAAGAAAATCGAGACCGTGACAGAGACTATAGTCGGCGACGTGGTGGGCCACCAAGACGAGGGAGAG ttcgGGGTCAGGAAAATGGATTAGATGGCACCAAGAGTGGAGGGCCCTCTGGAAGAGGCacagaaagaggcagaagaggaCGTGGCCGAGGCAGAG gtggCTCTGGTAGACGAGGAGGAAGGTTTTCTGCTCAAGGAATGGG aaccttTAACCCAGCTGATTATGCAGAGCCGGCCAATACTGATGATAACTATGGCAATAATAGCGGCAATACGTGGAACAACACTGGCCACTTCGAACCAGATGATGGGACGA GTGCGTGGAGGACTGCAACAGAGGAGTGGGGAACTGAAGATTGGAATGAAGAT CTGTCTGAGACCAAGATCTTCACTGCCTCTAATGTGTCTTCAGTGCCTCTGCCTGCGGAGAATGTGACAATCACTGCTGGTCAGAG AATTGACCTTGCTGTTTTGTTGGGGAAGACACCATCTTCAGTGGAGAATGATTCATCTAATCTGGATCCATCTCAGGCTCCTTCTCTTGCCCAGCCTCTGGTGTTCAGTAATTCAAAGCAGAGTGCCATAACACAGCCTGCTTCCGGAAACACATTTTCTCATCACAGTATG GTGAGCATGTTAGGGAAAGGGTTTGGTGATGTCGGCGAAGCCAAGGGCAGCAGCACCACGGGCTCGCAGTTCCTGGAGCAGTTCAAGACGGCTCAGGCCCTGGCCCAGCTGGCGGCACAGCATTCTCAGCCTGGAACCACCACCACCTCTTCTTGGGACATGGGCTCCGCCTCACAGTCCCCATCGCTGGTGCAGTACG ATTTGAAGAACCCAAATGATTCAACAGTACACAGCCCCTTTACTAAACGCCAGGCATTCACCCCATCGTCAACCATGATGGAGGTGTTCCTTCAGGAGAAGCCACCCGCGGTGGTTACCTCCACAGCCGCACCTCCGCCCCCCTCTTCTCCTCTGCCAAGCAAATCCACCTCGGCCCCACAGATGTCTCCCGGGTCTTCAGACAACCAGTCCTCTAGCCCTCAGCCGGCTCAGCAAAAATtgaaacaacagaagaaaaaggcCTCCTTGACTTCAAAG ATTCCTGCTCTGGCTGTGGAGATGCCTGGCTCAGCAGATATCTCAGGGCTAAACCTGCAGTTTGGGGCATTGCAGTTTGGGTCAGAGCCCGTCCTTTCCGATTATGAGTCCACCCCCACCACGAGCGCCTCTTCAAGCCAGGCTCCAAGTAGCCTCTATACCAGCACGGCCAG TGAATCTTCATCCACAATTTCATCTAACCAGAGTCAGGAGTCCGGTTATCAGAGCGGTCCAATTCAGTCGACAACCTATACCTCCCAAAATAATGCTCAGGGTCCTCTGTATGAACAGAGGTCCACACAGACTCGACGGTACCCCAGCTCCATCtcctcatcaccccaaaaggaccTGACTCAGGCAAAG AATGGCTTCAGCTCTGTGCAGGCCACGCAGTTACAGACCACGCAATCTGTTGAAG GTGCTACGGGCGCTGCCGTGAAACCTGACTCACCTTCCGCTTCTGGCATCCCCCCGCTCAGCGAAACGGTGTCTGCGGCTTCCTTACTGACAACAGCCAGTCAGCACTCGTCCTCCTTGGGTGGTTTGAGCCACAGTGAGGAGAGTCCAAATGCTACCACCACACAACACAGCAG CACGTTATCCACGCAGCAAAATACCCTTTCGTCATCCACATCTTCTGGGCGCACTTCGACATCCACTCTTTTG CACACAAGCGTGGACAGTGAGGCGAACCTCCATTCTTCCTCCAGCACTTTCTCTACCGCATCCAGCACGGTTTCTGCGCCTCCCCCGGTGGTCAGTGTCTCCTCCAGTCTCAACAGCGGCAGCAGCTTGGGCCTCAGCCTCAGCAGTAACTCCACCGTCACAGCCTCGACTCGGAGCTCAGTTGCTACAACTTCAG GAAAAGCTCCTCCCAACCTCCCTCCTGGGGTCCCGCCATTGTTGCCTAATCCGTACATTATGGCTCCAGGGCTGTTACACGCCTACCCG CCACAAGTATATGGTTATGATGACTTACAGATGCTTCAGACAAGATTTCCCTTG GATTACTACAGCATCCCATTTCCCACGCCCACCACTCCGCTGACTGGGAGGGATGGTAGCCTGGCCAGCAACCCTTATTCTG GTGACCTCACAAAGTTTGGCCGTGGGgatgcctcctccccagccccggccACAACCTTGGCCCAGCCCCAACAGAACCAGACTCAGACTCACCACACCACGCAGCAGACCTTCCTGAACCCGGCGCTGCCTCCTGGCTATAGTTACACCAGCCTGCCGTACTACACAGGGGTCCCGGGCCTCCCCAGCACCTTCCAGTACGGGCCTGCTGTGTTCCCT GTGGCTCCTACCTCTTCCAAGCAGCATGGTGTGAATGTCAGTGTGAATGCATCGGCCACCCCTTTCCAACAGCCAAGTGGATATGGGTCTCACGGATATAACACTG
- the UBAP2L gene encoding ubiquitin-associated protein 2-like isoform X14: MMTSVGTNRARGNWEQPQNQNQTQHKQRPQATAEQIRLAQMISDHNDADFEEKVKQLIDITGKNQDECVIALHDCNGDVNRAINVLLEGNPDTHSWEMVGKKKGVSGQKDGGQTESNEEGKENRDRDRDYSRRRGGPPRRGRGASRGRECMHGALTKPAVVRGQENGLDGTKSGGPSGRGTERGRRGRGRGRGGSGRRGGRFSAQGMGTFNPADYAEPANTDDNYGNNSGNTWNNTGHFEPDDGTRLDFIGVEGSNYPRKFETAPGAWRTATEEWGTEDWNEDLSETKIFTASNVSSVPLPAENVTITAGQRIDLAVLLGKTPSSVENDSSNLDPSQAPSLAQPLVFSNSKQSAITQPASGNTFSHHSMVSMLGKGFGDVGEAKGSSTTGSQFLEQFKTAQALAQLAAQHSQPGTTTTSSWDMGSASQSPSLVQYDLKNPNDSTVHSPFTKRQAFTPSSTMMEVFLQEKPPAVVTSTAAPPPPSSPLPSKSTSAPQMSPGSSDNQSSSPQPAQQKLKQQKKKASLTSKIPALAVEMPGSADISGLNLQFGALQFGSEPVLSDYESTPTTSASSSQAPSSLYTSTASESSSTISSNQSQESGYQSGPIQSTTYTSQNNAQGPLYEQRSTQTRRYPSSISSSPQKDLTQAKNGFSSVQATQLQTTQSVEGATGAAVKPDSPSASGIPPLSETVSAASLLTTASQHSSSLGGLSHSEESPNATTTQHSSTLSTQQNTLSSSTSSGRTSTSTLLHTSVDSEANLHSSSSTFSTASSTVSAPPPVVSVSSSLNSGSSLGLSLSSNSTVTASTRSSVATTSGKAPPNLPPGVPPLLPNPYIMAPGLLHAYPPQVYGYDDLQMLQTRFPLDYYSIPFPTPTTPLTGRDGSLASNPYSGDLTKFGRGDASSPAPATTLAQPQQNQTQTHHTTQQTFLNPALPPGYSYTSLPYYTGVPGLPSTFQYGPAVFPVAPTSSKQHGVNVSVNASATPFQQPSGYGSHGYNTGRKYPPPYKHFWTAES, from the exons ATGATGACGTCGGTGGGCACTAACCGAGCCCGGGGAAACTGGGAACAAcctcaaaaccaaaaccagacacaGCACAAGCAGCGGCCACAG GCCACTGCGGAACAAATTCGACTTGCACAGATGATTTCAGACCATAATGATGCTGACTTTGAGGAAAAGGTGAAACAA ttgaTTGATATCACAGGCAAGAACCAGGATGAATGTGTCATTGCTTTGCATGACTGCAATGGAGATGTCAACAGAGCCATCAATGTCCTACTGGAAGGAAACCCAGATACG CATTCGTGGGAGATGGTCGGGAAGAAGAAGGGCGTCTCAGGACAGAAGGATGGTGGCCAAACGGAATCCAACGAGGAAGGCAAAGAAAATCGAGACCGTGACAGAGACTATAGTCGGCGACGTGGTGGGCCACCAAGACGAGGGAGAGGTGCCAGCCGTGGACGAGAGTGTATGCATGGGGCTTTAACAAAACCAGCTGTTG ttcgGGGTCAGGAAAATGGATTAGATGGCACCAAGAGTGGAGGGCCCTCTGGAAGAGGCacagaaagaggcagaagaggaCGTGGCCGAGGCAGAG gtggCTCTGGTAGACGAGGAGGAAGGTTTTCTGCTCAAGGAATGGG aaccttTAACCCAGCTGATTATGCAGAGCCGGCCAATACTGATGATAACTATGGCAATAATAGCGGCAATACGTGGAACAACACTGGCCACTTCGAACCAGATGATGGGACGA gACTTGATTTCATTGGGGTTGAGGGGTCAAATTATCCCCGAAAATTTGAGACTGCTCCTG GTGCGTGGAGGACTGCAACAGAGGAGTGGGGAACTGAAGATTGGAATGAAGAT CTGTCTGAGACCAAGATCTTCACTGCCTCTAATGTGTCTTCAGTGCCTCTGCCTGCGGAGAATGTGACAATCACTGCTGGTCAGAG AATTGACCTTGCTGTTTTGTTGGGGAAGACACCATCTTCAGTGGAGAATGATTCATCTAATCTGGATCCATCTCAGGCTCCTTCTCTTGCCCAGCCTCTGGTGTTCAGTAATTCAAAGCAGAGTGCCATAACACAGCCTGCTTCCGGAAACACATTTTCTCATCACAGTATG GTGAGCATGTTAGGGAAAGGGTTTGGTGATGTCGGCGAAGCCAAGGGCAGCAGCACCACGGGCTCGCAGTTCCTGGAGCAGTTCAAGACGGCTCAGGCCCTGGCCCAGCTGGCGGCACAGCATTCTCAGCCTGGAACCACCACCACCTCTTCTTGGGACATGGGCTCCGCCTCACAGTCCCCATCGCTGGTGCAGTACG ATTTGAAGAACCCAAATGATTCAACAGTACACAGCCCCTTTACTAAACGCCAGGCATTCACCCCATCGTCAACCATGATGGAGGTGTTCCTTCAGGAGAAGCCACCCGCGGTGGTTACCTCCACAGCCGCACCTCCGCCCCCCTCTTCTCCTCTGCCAAGCAAATCCACCTCGGCCCCACAGATGTCTCCCGGGTCTTCAGACAACCAGTCCTCTAGCCCTCAGCCGGCTCAGCAAAAATtgaaacaacagaagaaaaaggcCTCCTTGACTTCAAAG ATTCCTGCTCTGGCTGTGGAGATGCCTGGCTCAGCAGATATCTCAGGGCTAAACCTGCAGTTTGGGGCATTGCAGTTTGGGTCAGAGCCCGTCCTTTCCGATTATGAGTCCACCCCCACCACGAGCGCCTCTTCAAGCCAGGCTCCAAGTAGCCTCTATACCAGCACGGCCAG TGAATCTTCATCCACAATTTCATCTAACCAGAGTCAGGAGTCCGGTTATCAGAGCGGTCCAATTCAGTCGACAACCTATACCTCCCAAAATAATGCTCAGGGTCCTCTGTATGAACAGAGGTCCACACAGACTCGACGGTACCCCAGCTCCATCtcctcatcaccccaaaaggaccTGACTCAGGCAAAG AATGGCTTCAGCTCTGTGCAGGCCACGCAGTTACAGACCACGCAATCTGTTGAAG GTGCTACGGGCGCTGCCGTGAAACCTGACTCACCTTCCGCTTCTGGCATCCCCCCGCTCAGCGAAACGGTGTCTGCGGCTTCCTTACTGACAACAGCCAGTCAGCACTCGTCCTCCTTGGGTGGTTTGAGCCACAGTGAGGAGAGTCCAAATGCTACCACCACACAACACAGCAG CACGTTATCCACGCAGCAAAATACCCTTTCGTCATCCACATCTTCTGGGCGCACTTCGACATCCACTCTTTTG CACACAAGCGTGGACAGTGAGGCGAACCTCCATTCTTCCTCCAGCACTTTCTCTACCGCATCCAGCACGGTTTCTGCGCCTCCCCCGGTGGTCAGTGTCTCCTCCAGTCTCAACAGCGGCAGCAGCTTGGGCCTCAGCCTCAGCAGTAACTCCACCGTCACAGCCTCGACTCGGAGCTCAGTTGCTACAACTTCAG GAAAAGCTCCTCCCAACCTCCCTCCTGGGGTCCCGCCATTGTTGCCTAATCCGTACATTATGGCTCCAGGGCTGTTACACGCCTACCCG CCACAAGTATATGGTTATGATGACTTACAGATGCTTCAGACAAGATTTCCCTTG GATTACTACAGCATCCCATTTCCCACGCCCACCACTCCGCTGACTGGGAGGGATGGTAGCCTGGCCAGCAACCCTTATTCTG GTGACCTCACAAAGTTTGGCCGTGGGgatgcctcctccccagccccggccACAACCTTGGCCCAGCCCCAACAGAACCAGACTCAGACTCACCACACCACGCAGCAGACCTTCCTGAACCCGGCGCTGCCTCCTGGCTATAGTTACACCAGCCTGCCGTACTACACAGGGGTCCCGGGCCTCCCCAGCACCTTCCAGTACGGGCCTGCTGTGTTCCCT GTGGCTCCTACCTCTTCCAAGCAGCATGGTGTGAATGTCAGTGTGAATGCATCGGCCACCCCTTTCCAACAGCCAAGTGGATATGGGTCTCACGGATATAACACTG
- the LTAP1 gene encoding protein C1orf43 homolog isoform X2, whose protein sequence is MASGSNWLSGVNVVLVMAYGSLDLKEEIDIRLSRVQDIKYEPQLLADGDARLLQLETQGNQNCYNYLYRMKALDAIRASEIPFHAEGRHPRSLMGKNFRSYLLDLRNTSTPFKGVRKALIDTLLDGYETARYGTGVFGQSEYLRYQEALSELATVVKARSGSSQRQHQSAAKDLTQSPEVSPTTIQVTYLPSSQKSKRAKHFLELKSFKDNYNTLESTL, encoded by the exons ATGGCGTCCGGCAGTAACTGGTTGTCCGGGGTGAATGTCGTGCTGGTGATGGCCTACGGGAGCCTG GACTTAAAAGAGGAGATTGATATCCGGCTATCCAGGGTTCAAGATATCAAGTATGAACCTCAGCTCCTTGCAGATGGTGATGCAAGACTGCTACAGCTAGAAACCCAGGGAAATCAGA ATTGCTACAACTATCTATACAGGATGAAAGCTCTGGATGCCATCCGTGCCTCTG AGATACCATTTCATGCTGAAGGCAGGCATCCCCGTTCCTTAATGGGCAAGAATTTCCGCTCTTACCTGCTAGATCTTCGGAACACTAGTACTCCTTTTAAGGGTGTGCGCAAGGCCCTCATTGATACCTTGTTGGATGGCTATGAGACAGCCCGCTATGGGACGGGG gTCTTTGGCCAGAGTGAGTACCTGCGCTACCAGGAGGCCCTGAGTGAGCTGGCCACTGT GGTCAAAGCACGAAGTGGGAGCTCTCAGAGACAGCACCAGTCGGCAGCCAAAGACCTAACCCAGTCTCCTGAAGTCTCCCCAACAACCATCCAGGTGACATACCTCCCCTCCAGTCAGAAGAGTAAACGTGCCAAACACTTCCTTGAACTGAAGAGCTTTAAGGACAACTATAACACACTGGAAAGTACTCTGTGA